Part of the Pseudomonas chlororaphis genome, TATGGTCAACCGTGCCAGGGAAGTGCGCGATTGCGCCCATCACTTCACGGATGCCTTCTTCAATACGCTTGGCGATTTCGATCTCGCCTTCACGTGTGAGGAGTTCTACCGTACCCATTTCGCGCATGTACATGCGCACCGGGTCGGTGGTGCGACCAATGTCGGTCTCGACCGCCGCCAGCGCTGCGGCTGCTTCTTCAGCGGCCGCCTCGTCGGTATCGGCGTCGGCCAGCATAAGGGCATCCTTATCTGGCGCAACCTCGAATACGTTGATCCCCATGTCGTTGATCATGCGGATGATGTCTTCCACCTGTTCCGGATCTGAAATATCCTCCGGCAGGTGGTCGTTGACCTCCGCGTAAGTCAGGTAGCCCTGCTCACGACCCAATAGGATCAACTCTTTGATACGAGACTGCTGTTGCGCTTTTCCGGACATAACACCCTATCCACTGAAGGTCTTGGCGGGCAAAAAACAAGCCGAGGATTATACCTGAGCTGTGACCTCACGCGCCAGTTGAGGTCGGGTTTGATGCGCAAACATTGCGGCTGAGTAAGTCGCGCAATTGGTTTTTCTCTTCGCTGGTCAGCTCGCTCTGGCGAGCTTTTCGCAGAAGTTGTTCCAGGTTTCGCTCGCGTTGGCGGGCGGACAAGCTAGTAATGGTGTCGAAAAACTGTTGTTCAAGGTTGTCTCCGTCAATCAGCCACTCCTTCTCGGCCAGGGCCTTCAACAGGCGCCCCTGCTCGGTGCCGTGCCACCTCGCGATCAACTGGAAAGAGTTTAGCCTGGGGTTCTTCTGCACGGCCTCGAGAAGGGCGACCAGCAATTGCGTATTGCTGTGGTCCTCGGCGGCGAAATGCCCGGCATCCTCGACTTTTTCGGCCAGTTGCGGGTGATGCAGCAAGGTGCGCAACGCGGCCAGTGTTGGTGGTTCGACGGCGGCCGGGACCCGCGGGGCACGTGGCTGGTCGCGATCGCCACGCTTGCCGTTCTTGTCCCAGGGTTTTTTGTCCCATTTCTTGCCGCCGCTGCCGGGCTTCTTCGGCGTCCACTCCTGCTGGGGAGCGTAATCCTGCTGGGGTTGATGATAGTCGGCGAAGTCCGGCATCGCGTCGTAGTCGATGCCCGGGTCGTAGGCCGGCGGGGCCTCCTGGGGCGCGCTGTGGACCAGTTGATTGACCGCCTCGCTGTTGAGGCCGGTGATCTCGGTCAGGCGCTGGCGCATCAGGATGCGCAGGTTGGCCCCTGGCACCTTGTCGATCAGTGGCGCCGCGAGGGTGGCCATGTGGGCCTTGCCTTCGAGGGAGCGCGGGTCGGCTTCTTCTGTCAGTTGCTGGAAAAAATAATCGGCCAGCGGCTGGGCGTGCTGGTTGATCCGCGCGCGGAAGGCATCCGTACCTTCGGAACGCACCAGGGTGTCCGGGTCCTCGCCTTCGGGCAGGAACAGGAAGCGGGCACGCCGTCCGTCCTGCAGGCAGGGCAGGGTAGCCTCCAGCGCGCGCCAGGCGGCGTTACGACCGGCCTGGTCGCCGTCGAAGCAGAACAGCACGTTGGGCACGACGCGGAACAGGCGCTTCATGTGTTCTTCGCTGGTGGCCGTGCCCAGGGTCGCGACGGCGTTACGCAGGCCTTGCTGGGCCAGCGCGATCACGTCCATGTAGCCTTCGACGACGATGATTTCGTCGAGGTTGCGGTTGTTCTTGCGAGCTTCGTACAGGCCATAGAGTTCCTGGCCTTTATGGAAGACCGGGGTTTCCGGGGAGTTCAGGTACTTGGGCTTGTCGTCGCCCAGGACCCGGCCGCCAAAGGCGATGATCCGCCCGCGGGTGTCGCGGATCGGAAACATCACCCGGTCGCGGAAGCGGTCATAGCGCTTGCCGGTCTCGGCGTTTTCGATCAGCAGGCCGGCGTCGATCATGGCACGTTGCTGCAACGTGTCGCTGCTCAGGTGCTTGTACAGGTTGTCCCAGCCCGGCGGGGCAAAGCCGAGGCCAAAGTCCCGGGCGATCTCGCCGGTCAGGCCGCGTCCCTTGAGATAGTCCACCGCCGCCTTGCGCGCGGGATGGCTCTTGAGCGCCTGGCGATAGAACTCGGCCGCCGCTGTCAGCAGGGGATACAGCGGCGAATCGGTCGGTTGGCGGGGCTTGTGCTGCCGGCCGCTTTCCTCGCGAGGAATTTCCATGCCGGCGGCCTTGGCCAGTTCCTCGACGGCCTGGGGGAACTCCAGGTTGTCGTGGTCCATCAGGAAGCCGAGGGCATTGCCGCCCGCGCCACAGCCGAAGCAGTAGTAGAACTGCTTGTCGGGGCTGACGCTGAAGGACGGGGTTTTTTCCTTGTGGAACGGGCAGCAGGCCGTGTAGTTCTTGCCTGCTTTCTTCATTTGCACGCGAGAGCTGACCACATCGACGATGTCGGTGCGGTTCAGGAGGTCGTCAATAAAGCTCTGGGGAATCAGCCCGGCCATGGCGTTCTCATCATCACTGCGCGAAATAGGAGCCCGGAATCAACAGGCGTAACCGGGGCTTGGTTTGAGACACGGTAAATCGGTGGCTCGACCGGGTTGTCTGCATCATCGCTGTTGGGAAGTGTATCTGCCGAAAATCCACTGACGTTAATGGCAATCAGTATCTGACGGTTTGAATAAGTGTGCTGAGTCCGGTAACGGCCGGTCAGGCCTCGGATAGCTCATGAAGCGGGCACGCAAGCAGGTGCCTTGGGCTGATCGTCGTTAGAGGAATCAGGGTGTGCTCGTCAGTAGCCTTGGAAGGCTCGTCAGAAGAGACGTGCACCGCTGGCAAAAGAGCCAGGTCTGACGCGGTGAAGCAGGTTGTCGCGGTCGCGTCTGCGGCTTTGACGGTGAAGCATCAAGCGTTTTCCGCAAATGCCATAAGCCCGGCTTGAGGGCCGGGCTTGGCAGAAGCTTGCTACGAACGTCTGTGTATTAGTACAGACGTACGGCGCGGCGCTGTTCGCGCTGAACTTTCTTGGCGTGACGCTTAACAGCGGCTGCTGCCTTGCGCTTACGCTCAGAAGTCGGCTTCTCGTAGAATTCGCGGCTACGAACTTCAGCCAGAACACCGGCTTTTTCGCAGGAGCGCTTGAAACGACGCAGAGCTACGTCGAAGGGTTCGTTCTCTTTTACTTTGACGGCTGGCATCCAGAGCTACCTTCATTCATTACCGGGGTCAACATCCTCGCGGCAAAAGAGCACTTGAAGACGTCGGTTTTTAAGGGTTGCGGATGTTAACCCCTCAACGCTCGGAATGCAAAGCCTCTGATCGAAAACCGCTGGTCGGGGCACAACGCGGCGACTATTATGCGCGCCTTCGAATTCAGCCGCTACAAGGCGCAAACCCATGCTAGTACTGGGACTGGAAACTTCCTGCGACGAAACCGGTGTCGCCCTCTACGACAGTGAGCGCGGCCTGCTGGCCGATGCATTGTTCAGCCAGATCGACCTGCACCGCGCCTACGGCGGGGTGGTGCCCGAGCTTGCTTCGCGCGACCACGTCAAGCGCATGCTGCCCTTGATCCGCCAGGTCCTGGCCGAAGCCGATTGCGTGCCGACCGAGATCGACGCCATTGCCTACACCGCCGGCCCGGGGCTGGTGGGGGCGCTGCTGGTGGGCGCGTCCTGTGCCCAGGCGCTGGCCTTTGCCTGGGGTATTCCGGCCCTGGGCGTGCACCACATGGAAGGCCATTTGCTGGCTCCGATGCTGGAGGCGCAGCCGCCAGAGTTTCCGTTCGTCGCTTTGTTGGTATCGGGCGGTCATACGCAACTGATCCGGGTCGATG contains:
- the rpsU gene encoding 30S ribosomal protein S21 (a small basic protein that is one of the last in the subunit assembly; omission does not prevent assembly but the subunit is inactive; binds central domain of 16S rRNA); translation: MPAVKVKENEPFDVALRRFKRSCEKAGVLAEVRSREFYEKPTSERKRKAAAAVKRHAKKVQREQRRAVRLY
- a CDS encoding DNA primase, whose translation is MAGLIPQSFIDDLLNRTDIVDVVSSRVQMKKAGKNYTACCPFHKEKTPSFSVSPDKQFYYCFGCGAGGNALGFLMDHDNLEFPQAVEELAKAAGMEIPREESGRQHKPRQPTDSPLYPLLTAAAEFYRQALKSHPARKAAVDYLKGRGLTGEIARDFGLGFAPPGWDNLYKHLSSDTLQQRAMIDAGLLIENAETGKRYDRFRDRVMFPIRDTRGRIIAFGGRVLGDDKPKYLNSPETPVFHKGQELYGLYEARKNNRNLDEIIVVEGYMDVIALAQQGLRNAVATLGTATSEEHMKRLFRVVPNVLFCFDGDQAGRNAAWRALEATLPCLQDGRRARFLFLPEGEDPDTLVRSEGTDAFRARINQHAQPLADYFFQQLTEEADPRSLEGKAHMATLAAPLIDKVPGANLRILMRQRLTEITGLNSEAVNQLVHSAPQEAPPAYDPGIDYDAMPDFADYHQPQQDYAPQQEWTPKKPGSGGKKWDKKPWDKNGKRGDRDQPRAPRVPAAVEPPTLAALRTLLHHPQLAEKVEDAGHFAAEDHSNTQLLVALLEAVQKNPRLNSFQLIARWHGTEQGRLLKALAEKEWLIDGDNLEQQFFDTITSLSARQRERNLEQLLRKARQSELTSEEKNQLRDLLSRNVCASNPTSTGA